The following nucleotide sequence is from Synergistaceae bacterium.
CAAATTTGAGGATACTATCTTTCGCAGTACCCGGAGGACGGAATGAAAACGGATTTTCTGGATGCACACGAACGCCATTGGAAGGATAGTGAGCTGCTATTCAACAATAAGCGGTGGGCCAATGCGGACCACCTTTACGGTATGGCGGCTGAATGCGGCCTTAAATCATTGATGGTGGTCTTTGGAATGCCGTTCGACACGGGGAAGGACAGACCGACATGTAATGTTGACTGCAAGCATATCGACAGAATCCAGATACGTTACGAGACGTATCGTTCCGGCAGTCCGGCCGGATCAGGATACGCGTTGCCCGATCCGA
It contains:
- a CDS encoding SAM-dependent methyltransferase, translating into MKTDFLDAHERHWKDSELLFNNKRWANADHLYGMAAECGLKSLMVVFGMPFDTGKDRPTCNVDCKHIDRIQIRYETYRSGSPAGSGYALPDPTVFNNWDVSQRYAHSSHFNENLAIEHRNGTEAIRKLVQQARREGLLK